TCTTCATCCAGCTGGTCCAGTTCATCAGAAGTAAAGGTATTTAGCAGGAACTTGGCCAAAGTGCTGAATGCAACTCGAATATGTTGATCCTGCATTAAAGACGGCGACAGTGCAGACAAGGAGGATATGATTTCATTAGCCAAGGGCAGGTTTTTCAGGAGGAATGTAGCTGCCTTGACGTAGCCTTCTCTGAGTGAGCTGTAGACCTCTCCCACCCAGGACGACTTCTCCACCCTGGCTTTGTTCAGAGCAAAATAGCTGAATTTCCCCACTGCTAACAATTTGTCTGGGTAATGCAGATCTCTGTTCTGGAAATCAAGCTTCAATAATCCCTTCACATCTAAGGGGATGGCATCAGGCTTCATAAACTTTGAGAGAAGGTCTCTCACTAGCAGCCCCATCTCAACATGGAGAATATGGAGCATAGGCTTCTCATGCTGCAGTCTCTTGAGGAAGACCTGGAAGGGTGGGAGtatacctgcaaaaaaaaaaaaataaataaacaaatatttacAAAGCCTGAAAAATAAAATTTTTTGATGCACATACACCGTGACTTACTCCTGAAAGTATTTTACAACCTTTTTTTAATCCACAAATAACGAGATTCCTATGAAAATGAACTACATATTTGCAACACAAGTTCAATAACACTTAAGTAAAATACTCAGCACCAATTCACCCACATACTTTTGATTAAATCCTGTTTAACTTTAATTGTAGACAGCAAAGACAATAAAAGTTATTTTACTGTGCTTtttatgaaaaaacaaacaaacaaaaaaaaaccctaaaaacaTAATATAACATACCTCTGTATAAGTCAATAATGGCCGTAAGCTTGTTGAACTCTGTGAAAAGTACAGAGATTCTTGTCTTTCTATCGCGGTTTGTATCCGTTTGGCCCTTTGTGGATTTTGCAAGTTGCTGCTGTAGAACACTCACTCTTGCTTTTTCGGCAGATGTCACCCCATGCTTTTCTAGAACCTGGTTCAGCAGCCATCTGAAATAAACATGTAATGAGATTAAAAGAACACAATTATTGCATCTTTATTCACACTTCATGGATTTTTTTCCATCATTTAATTTCACACGTTTGATAGAAAAAATATGAAAGGGAGAGAGTAGGCTACTGTTGTCATCTCACCTGTATTTGTGCTGGTCATGGGGTGACAGGAAGCTGAAGTGGTGCACTATGAGAGGATCAAGAAGCTCCCGTATTCTGTTACACACCTCCAGCATTTGAAGGAACCTGCTGCTGATGGGGCGGATCAGGCTCTTCTTCTCCATATGGAGCAAAGATTGAAATTCTGCAAAAATTTCCTTTTGCTTGGGGAATTTCTCAATGTCATAATACACATCTGCACAGAAATCTTCCACAGTGTCCTTGAAAGGGCTTATAAGAGCCTTGGCAGCATTCGAAACCATGTGTACTGCATCTCCGCTTATGTCCAGTAGGCACATGGGTTTTCTTTGCAAATCTGGGTCTCCACCCCAGATCGCTTCCCTCTCATGACATTGCAATTGTCCAGCAGGACAGAGACAACCTGATTCCAGTTCAGGTTGTAGCACTGGAGGATGTTTGCCATTGTGTTTGTTATTGTTTGGGCATCTGCAATGTTCACCTTTCGAGAGCCAATATGCTGGGTGACAACTTTGCCCATATCATCAAAAAAACGCACAAGCACGTTTAAAATCCTATCCATGTTAACGTCGGTTGCTTCATCAGCATTCAAGGAAAACATTTTATTTTGAAGTTTCTCCGACAATTCTTTTTTACAATGGGCTGCAATACCATGTGTACACATATATGATGCATGTGCATTTGATAATGACAGCCTGGAGAGGGCGCACTGGTCTTCTGAAATTGCTTTGATTAGGTTGACAAGGGGTTGAGATATGGTCAGCGATAGGTCATGCTCAGCTATAAATGAGCATatgcacactttctgtgagcaaaCACAGTCAGCCATTGAAGCACAAACCTCCGTGGTGGTGGCTGTTGCACCCGGCAATGAAGATGTGTGCTGGAGCGATCTAACATTAGCCTTATGGTTAGCTTCTGACTGGTGGCATGCTAGGCacttttttgccattgcttccatagactatttttatggcaaactacacaaaagcacacacctgccattttcatctttttgcaccatgaactaaatggcttgccgttatcgcccatttcatttagccaagcccatctccacttattctttaccgttttgtcgatgtctgacacatctgtgccttcatttaaaagaagcgcatccacgctggcaaaaccgaaagtaatttgacgcgctctagtgatggaaatcgaagggcctatgtccggtgaaatatggccttatacggaCTACTTGAGTTgaagggggatggcatcccccttctgaaataaaaatctcaaatcatcccccttataaaacgatcatcccccttataaaacggccatccccccatcacatcccttgtgccattttaccaattaatgtggaaattagcctactgttattttaacaaatattactaccatttcaacattagaggctttgcgcagtgatagcctacatgtagtcagataaaaaaagacacatttatttattcggttgcacctctcattcacacctatatggaggtttcagtcactgaaaacagctactttcacaaactctgggcagagtggagatttctgaaaactccatcttcagacgctcatgtaaatcgggaaaacgaagcaacagtgggcgagaaggcgcgcgcgaatataatgagtcataggtgtgaatctttcaccgaatgccaattgtcccggttcttcatgaaatcgcacgtgcacgcacaaattcattaggttaactttcaaataactgttcttgtgcacttgcgacaccggagccactttcctgaattttgagcttcggagtattggcttctttatctatttaatcaattaatttatttgtcacatacactaaattactaatgtaaaacattagtagcctatttaagcaatagctgttttctccactgttttccgaccttgtgCACttacagggatcccagcagtaattgaaaaaatagaggaatgtaagaaactatcagcaggggtcaagggggctgcaagccccttgtggggtgcaggggcagcgcccctgctgggggtacagggggcaaagccccctgaagctgttgagattttaacatttaaagatgctatagaacacattttttacatagatttaacatagaaaagcaacaggattgaacaataatgtgtatctatttgatgccatattttgtaaatcaatgacataagtggcaaaaaaaaaattataaaaattagacaaaaatgtagctttgaagaatatacttgcctaaatattccactgattttgttataacaatagtatccatagttcatctcatttgtttattttttttgtttcgagttaatgtcaatactagtctaatataagccacattcatttttcaaaaatcatgaatatgagcagaaatcaatgattcagtaatattagatatatacatatgtacagcaaatattggagatatttgatttaaacctctctctttttgaaaggtttcactgcagaggaatttaatgctcttttctggggtgcattctgtgatctttcctccagttttctccgcttttgtttctctgatctttccttctgctttttctgatgttccggcagtgctctgaattaagttcaacacattagaaacaaaagcacgaacggagttaaaacatgttttctagcaaatgggtgcagccatattgttttctcgttctatcgcgtacagtctcgcggtatttacatcaatttaacttccgagtgttcccgaatgtcaacgagaacaaacgaagccgatgAAAACgttgctaaacaagcaaaccaaatcagaacgtattctgctggtcattttacttaaacatatttttaacggatgtacaagagacttaaaaaaaaacaccaccactttggcgagaaaaatagcggaattccgctaaatagcggacgtctgggatcctcgtccttagtgaatgagacacttcattacactccactgactgacttccaattttggacttttttgaaaatgtaaaatataggcgtaCGAGATTTTTTTTGCGACTTAAGTCACGttggatgggcggcacggtggtgtagtggttagcgctgtcgcctcacagcaagaaggtcctgggttcaagccccggggccggcgagggcctttctgtgtggagtttgcatgttctccccgtgtccgcgtgggtttcctccgggtgctccggtttcccccacagtccaaagacatgcaggttaggttaactggtgactctaaattgaccgtaggtgtgaatgtgagtgtgaatggttgtctgtgtctatgtgtcagccctgtgatgacctggcgacttgtccagggtgtaccccgcctttcgcccgtagtcagctgggataggctccagcttgcctgcgaccctgtagaaggataaagcggctagagataatgagatgagatgaatgagaattcacgttggtccttcactattaatttttgagactggcgaggcactaaatactgtggaattattttctccttactatgaagtttggcatcttaaacaagtgtcgggaaatcttgcagcccaactctgcagcctccaatgtttaagcgaactgctgaaaccataatgtttaaagattaaatcgtaggctaatcaaaccaaagaaaaatacagcctttccagaacgttgtctgccgaagcctgtttaacctacaaaaggcttaatagcataggtcttgctgcagcttcaacagggctgtttagatttttcacctgatcacctttcaataggcaaatatcatcattattattattattattactactacaaataataggcctagtattagtagtaggcaagtagatgcctagtagtaggacagccaaattgtttcatcagtggcctacgcctaGCTTCCCTAGgactagaccagggcttttcaaagtgtggggagcgcctcccctagggggcgccagagttcttcagggggggcgcaacgtgaggaaaaataaaccggaATAAGTTACGATTGCGGacgtttagcgaacttcagctagcctttgccagagacaaaatggatcgatttttagtacctaaagctacagtgagtgaggagacagagtctgggccaaaaaaaaaaaaaaagaaggaagtatgaccacgattatttaaagtttggattttcatggactggatctgaagatgctccactgccacagtgtgttgtctgccaagaggtgctagttaacgatgctatgagatgtttaaaatgtgtaaaacaagatgtttttaaaaaaaagcacagatgttttaaatgtgtaaaaaagaggatttcaaaaagcacagatgtttaaaatgtgtaaaagaaaaaaattaaaacgtgtacaacacacttttttttttttttaaatacgaacggaacattaagtatagcaacaacaaaaattgtaagggggggcgttgtttatttgctccctgagggggggctgactctcctacactttgaaaacccctggactagacagtagcgtaggctgtatttatttatgcctatctagcgcaacaacttataactttacatatactcaaacatagcacaagaacgggttcaacaacaggcaatcacagcagcttggtggagttctaaatcacatcggtgtcagacctatgggcctacccccccaccttttttttcccctcggatctgcatcaatctcattattgacctttagcgctcccagttgacggaaatccgtcgtagcgacggaaaactttaatccatgaaaTCGCTGCCTGGGCTCAGGAACACGTCCAAAACCCACTGCCTGTGAACACAGTTTGTCGCTGCAtcaacaaatgcaagttaaaaccatatacatCACACAGTCTCCAGAAACACCGTCACGAGGCACTGAGGATGCAAGCCTCATACTTCTTGACACAGTCACCAAACAACTGGACtctacacacccatacacacggaTTTTATTTATGGACTTCTCATCTGCTTTTAACACTGTTAACACCAACACTCTGCTGCACTGCCTCTCTGATCTCCTGGTTGACCCTGCACTTATTTTATGGATAAAGGACTTTTTAAAAGACAGACCACAGCATGTGTTTTTAAACGGTTTTAAATCCAGCACAATGGTTTTAAAGACAGGGCTGCCCCAGGGCTGtgttctgtctcccattctcttctCTGTCTATACCAACAGCGTCTCCTGTAGCAGAGAAGGAATGACTCTCTTAAAGTATGCAGATGACATGGCCTTGGTAGCCCATCTGACTGACTCCCAGGCAATGCAACATTATCAGCAGGAAGTTCACGCCCTGGTCCAAACCTTTGCTGAAAGCTCATTAGAGCTGAATCTCTCAAAGACGAAGGAACTGTGCTGTGGGTCCAGGGGGAAAAACCCAGAGCACTTGTTCCAACCGCTCAGCATCCATGGTCAGCTGGTGGAGCAGGTACAGACTTAATTATCTTGGGACAGAGATCGACAGCTGCCTGTCCTTTTCACAACATGCTGACTGTCTACAAAAAGGCACAACAGCGTCTCTACCTGCTCAGGAAATTGAGGACTTTTAATGTCAGCAAAGACATTTTAACACTTGTTCATAGATCACTCATTGAATCCACTCTCATCTACAATATTTCAACCTGGTTCAACTTCCTCACTACTACCACCAAAAACAAAACTCTCCCGCATAATAAATCAGGCTAGTAAAATAACCAGAACAGCCCAACTACCTCTGACTGAACTGTACAGGAAAGCCACCCTCATCACTGAAGACCCCTCCCACCCCCTGCACCACTCCTTCATGTTGCTGCCATCTGGCAGATGATCCAGAACCCCACTGGCCCAGAAAAACATGTATAAGAAATCATTCATCCCCTTTGCAATAACTGTTCTAAATAGCACAAAATAGATTGCACtatttgttgttgtgtgtgaatgtgtttgtgtgtttttaattTCTGTTGAAGCCGTGTCTAaggcaaatttctgttttttttttactgaagaaCAGACAATAAAGTTTCTAATCCAATCTgatgtttcctttcctttctctGAGCCCAAGTTCATTtatgactgaggcaaagtggaagtgTGACCTGTGGTCTGATTAATCAAATTTtgaaattgtttttggaaaatcATGGAcaggtcagtgcgtttacatgcacatagagaaaatcgaatttctgccgttgctcgactgaaatcgaagttctaaatgccatggaaacaccttagctaggctgaaattgaaccgaacttgatttctcgtaatcgagctacacgacctatgtacaattcgcacgggataagtattacctatggacctctggtaattcgcaattacccccggacctctgtgttattgtgtggcgcattcggacaggataagcaaaagtctgtaattcactgaatttacagacattgtgactGGATTGTGACAATCAATACAGTTGTAGCATGTTGGAAGTGCCAACATATTACTGTAGTACATTAATGGTGCATTAATAAggtaggatgaaaacacagtaggcataagaatagcactgtatccaaattaagagaggggaaacgcatatgatagggatgcagtatgtttgctccatgctctcaaaatgagaaggcggggtcactgcaaatgaaaacagtctcgagatgacaatgtaagtgaacaggcagtttatggcgctgtttacacatagccgggtattttgctaaatgaacatttgtcttccctccgttaaccaaaatatcttcgtattgctgtgtcatgggggttagcgtagctccttaccatatgctgccacacaagccatccagttgaagattcttcgtgctttctacttggagttcttcttggagctgtttctgcttatctggttcaaatacgggataggcctactaccacttgcccctgaaatgatgtttatcaaaatttcgcccgtatcctccattattcactccagaaaagtacaagagacgcgcgtttaataattacaaacacagacatgcgcattcacacgggacctgtattaccactggacgtctgtgttttgccgaaacacagtagaTAATTCGcagcggaattattacttggcaaattacggacatggagcattcgcacgggactaagaactcagacattctctgtaattattccgaattaccagaggtccacaggtaatacttatcccgtgcgaatagggctctagattatgcgatttttgccaagctacttagtgcatgtataccctatcgagctacgtagttgagctacttacttcagcactgccccttccagaagtgacgagtgacgagaccacaagcgggaaacacgacagcctcggtcggcatgacaacagtagtagcgagcagcagaagaggtcaggaggaacaaacgaagaagagaaaatggcgagcagaaacgtgcacttctggagcaatgaggagacagagttcatgctcattcagcttaaggagttgaatatattaaaattcatggacgggagaaaaacgcacaatggagaacacggaactgataactttgtttacactcttgaatagctcttcttcatgacgacaaccggaagtgtaccaacacgatggggtgtgtagcgccacctgtggctcgggtgcaaaatgtacctcacacaatagctcgatttccttgtgtgcatgtaggattggatttcttcagcacccctgctgggaccctttgctcgattaccgacagcagctcgatttggatgtgcatgtaaacgtactgagtgcatcctccaggctaaagaagagagggaccatccggcttatcatcagcacacagttcaaaagccagcatccatAATGGTATGAGGGGCATTAATGCACATggtatgggtagcttgcacatctggaatgcatcattaatgctgaatgatctatacacgtttcagaacaatatgctgccattcagacgactttcagggaaggccttgcttaaactcggcaagacaataccaaaccacattctgcacatattacaactgcatagctccatagtaagagtccaggtgctaaactggcctgactGCAGTCCAGACCCATATCCCACTGAAAACATTCAGTGCATTATATGACAAAGGAGATCGCGACCTGTTGAGCAACTGCAACATGCAAGAATGGGacgtttcactttcaaaactatagttcgcaaacatttacagagtattgttaaaagtagatatgatacaacacagtggtaacttttttttgtcccacatttttttaaatggtgttgctagcatcaaattcaaaatgagcagatattttttcaaaaaataaaatttttagtttcaacatctgatatgttgcctttgtactatttttccaTGAACTATAGGGTTGCCATCATTTgcaaatcactgcattctgtttttatttacattttacacagcatcccaatgtttttggaattggggctgtacatACACACCACACACTTTGATCGGACAAGATTTAAGGATAATCGGGTAACAAGGCGTTgtgttaaggtgtgtgtgtggggtcgtCACTGTAAACACTCCACCGTAATGTGTTTATTAACCTTAAATACATTAGCACATGTCTGCTCCAACGAACCACCGATGTTCCTCTGTGCCCTACTGAGAGACCATTTAGCAATACAAGATTACAGCAGAAATGCATGCTGGGGAGTTCTGCCTCACCTGGGGATGGTGGCACACTTTTCCCACGGCCTCCTTAACGTGTCTGATAACACAAAACAAAGTGAAGCCATGAGCAACAGCAAGCTGGGGAGTAACAAAGTTTAGATTACTACATACAAGACAGAAACAGCTTACCGCTTTGGCCTTGTGACTCAGAATCATCCTGAAAAAGCAGTAGAGACAGATCAATAACTTATTTGCTGAAATATTATTGTGGTCTTCACACTCATGTTAAACTTACTGCTATAAACAGTTTTACAAATTTGATTTTAAATCTACCTAGCTATGTTTGACCCtctgaccaaaaaaaaataaaaataaaaaacctcaCACAGATACACTCAGCCACCTCTTGACAACCAACTTCATAAAATCACTTACAAGCTAGTATTAACTACAGTCATTAATTAAATTTGTGCACACACTCACGTTACTGGGCTCTTCTGTCTTTGGGGTTAGAGGAACTTTCTCGGATTTATCTGCTGCTTTCCTCCTGGAAACACACATTTATTGTATTTAATGCTTTCCTGAACTGAGAAAATGAGTAATAATAGCTgtccaaaaactgacaaaacaagattaactgtgagctactgctcacttacatatacCCACGCTCTcacatatcagaatgcaagcaatcaaaggaataggacacttattatgaatgttgacttcaacaaataattcactccgaaacaagtaagtaaaagagcagtgtctct
The genomic region above belongs to Neoarius graeffei isolate fNeoGra1 chromosome 6, fNeoGra1.pri, whole genome shotgun sequence and contains:
- the LOC132887834 gene encoding uncharacterized protein LOC132887834, which codes for MCLLDISGDAVHMVSNAAKALISPFKDTVEDFCADVYYDIEKFPKQKEIFAEFQSLLHMEKKSLIRPISSRFLQMLEVCNRIRELLDPLIVHHFSFLSPHDQHKYRWLLNQVLEKHGVTSAEKARVSVLQQQLAKSTKGQTDTNRDRKTRISVLFTEFNKLTAIIDLYRGILPPFQVFLKRLQHEKPMLHILHVEMGLLVRDLLSKFMKPDAIPLDVKGLLKLDFQNRDLHYPDKLLAVGKFSYFALNKARVEKSSWVGEVYSSLREGYVKAATFLLKNLPLANEIISSLSALSPSLMQDQHIRVAFSTLAKFLLNTFTSDELDQLDEEVREYQIGLDLGVKAKGFDDNESRIDVDWWREVFSMKMAEGEIRFPLLGKLVRALLSVFTGPLIEGSFNIMDDIIEKDRVKLSIETYEGFAVIVTPEGSRGDRLNNENQCSIEEIMFVVLWQIQKLSEETEGQNKPREGTENPGSGKGPSSSKSEEGEKSFHLFIHIHWCQTLLLYSLLIQLKKSHMCNQVLTLFFHLNQKSHSCRQHPFLLLLYKIQTYRNVLFFLHHTSQTCKKRRTYR